The genomic DNA GGGCCCTCATCAAACCGGCCCTGGAGCGGCTTAAGGCCCGCTTCCCCGTTTCCGCCGCCAGGCTCTACGGCCTGGACGCCTGGGGGTACGAGGTGGTGGGGTTTAGCCTCCTGGGCAACGACCCCGCCTGGGTGGAACAGACCCTGCGGGAGGCGGCCCGCTTCCTAGCGCAAAACGGCGCCTTCCGGGTGGCCCTGGAGGAGTTCCGCCTCGAGGCCTTCGACCTGGAAGGCCTCCTCTAGACGAGCTCCAAGGCGAAGGCCACCGACCCCCCAGTGCCGTGGCAGATGGCGGCGAGGCCCCTCGCCTCCCCCTTCACCCTCAGGGCGTTCAGGAGGGTGACCAGGATCCTGGCCCCGCTCGCCCCAATGGGGTGGCCCAAGGCCACCGCCCCCCCGAGGACGTTGAGCCGCTCGTAGGGCACCTTCAGAAGGCGGCTAAAGAGGACGTTGTTCAGGGCGAAGGCTTCGTTGTTCTCGAAGAGGCCGAAGTCCTCCACCCGCATCCCCAGGCGGTCCAGAAGCCTTCTGGCCGCGGGGATGGGGGCCTCGGGAAAGCGCCAGGGCTCCCCCGCCGCCCACGCCCCACCCAAGACCTTGGCCAAGGGCTTAAGGCCGTGAGCCTTCACCGCCTCCTCCGAGGCGAGGAGGAGGGCCGCCGCCCCGTCAGAGATCTGGCTGCTGTTGCCGGCGGTGAGGACCCCGTCCTTGCGGAAGGCAGGCTTTAGCGCCGCCAAGGACTCCAGGGTGGTTTCGGGCCGGATGCCCTCGTCCTGGTCCACCACCACCGTCCCCTTCTTCCCCAGAACCTCAATGGGCGCGATCTCAAAGGCGAAAAGGCCCTTCTCCGTGGCCTCGGCGGCCCGCCTGTGGGAGAGGTAGGCAGCCTCGTCTATCTCTGCCCGGCTCACCCCGTAATCCTGGGCTAGCCTTTCCGCCTGCTCCCCCATGGCTTCCCCGGTGAAGGGGTCGGATAGCCCGTCCCGGAGGAGGATGTCTTGGAGGCTCTCCGGCGCGCCCAGGAGGAACTTGTACCCCCACCGTGCCCGGTGGGAGAGGTAGAACCCCGCCTGGCTCATGGACTCCATCCCCCCCGCCAGGACCAAATGGGCCTCCCCCGTGCGCAGGAACTGGAAGGCGTTTAGGGTCGCCATCATCCCCGAGGCGCAGACCATGTCCACCTGGTAGCCGTCCACCTCCTTGGGGATGCCCGCCTTGAGGGCGGCCTGCCTCGGCAGGAGTTGCCCGTGCCCCGCCCGGAGCACGTTGCCGAAAACGTAAAGGTCCAGCTCCTTCCCCTCCACCCCAGCCCGCTCCAAGGCCGCCTTCATGGCGTGGGCCCCGAGCTCCACCGGGCTTAGGTCCTTGAGCGCCCCCCCGAACTTGCCGATGGGGGTACGGGCGGCGGAAACGATAAAGACCTCTCCCATAAGGGCCATCATACCAGGCCATTTATGGTAGAATTTCAGAAGAGTGCGCCGTAGCGGCTTCACCTTCCTGGAAACCCTAGCAGCCCTAGCCCTCCTGGGCCTTATAGGAGCTATTTTCAGCCTAGAAGGAAGGGCCTGGTTTCTAGCCCAAAAGGAACGGGCAGCCCTGGCAGAGCTCCAAGCCTTCCTGCAAAGAGCCCGCACGGAGGCCGTGACCCGCGGGGCCATGGTGGCGGTGGTACAGGAGGCGGGAGAGCTTACCGCCTGCCTGGACAGAAATGGGGATGGCCGCTGCGCCAACGAACCCGTCCTCACCCGCTATCGCCCCGAGGTCCACAGCGCCTCTGTGGAGCTCGTAAGCGGCTTCCAACCAGGGCTACGCTACAACGCCCTGGGCCGCCCCTACACGGGGGCTCGACTCGTTCTCCGTCTCGGGGAAAGGAGGACTACCCTGTGCCTCACCTTAGGCGGACGGATCCGGGTAGTTTCCGGAACACGTTGTTACCCTTCCAGCGAAGAAGGATGATTTGGCCGAAGCATGAAACCCTTAAAGGTCAGGTAGCGGAGTCCAGCCGTTTCACGGTTGAAGGCCTTAGGCACTCAGCTAGGGGTGCCCCTAAAGGGTTCACCCTCCTCGAGGCCCTCCTGGCCTTAAGCATTTTGGGAATTGTCCTCCTGGCCTACATCGGTCTTCAGGCAACGAGCCTCAAGGCGCTCCAGGGGGGACAGGCTACCCAGGCCTTGGCCCGGGAGGCGGAAAATTTCCTGGTTTACCTGCGGGCCAACCCCACCGCCATCCCCGGGCGTTGCCGGGAGGACATCCCCTTGGGTCCCGCCCGGGCCGCCTGCACCTTCGTCCCCTGCCGGGCGGAGGCGGACGGGTCCCTCGCCTGCGCGGGGGTGAACCCCAAGGAAGCTCAAGCCTTCCAGATCCTCCTGGAGGTCCCTAGGGAAAGGCCCCGCCTACGGCTGGAAACGGTGGTGTACCAGCCATGAGGCAAGGTGGCCTCACCCTTCTGGAACTCCTCCTGAGCCTGGCGATTCTAGGCCTCCTCCTGGGGGCGGTGCTGGCCTTTACCCAGTCCACCGCTCGCCTGGAGCGCCACGGGCGGGCCCTGGCCCAGCTGAACGGGGAGCTTTCCCTCACCGCCTTGGTCCTTTCCCGGGAAGCCTCCCTGGCCGGCTACCGCTTGGGAGAGGGCACCGCTTTGGAGCTAAGCCCCGGCGTGGAAGGAGACCGCCTCATCCTCCGCTTCTTCTGCGATACGGGCATGGAACTCTACTGCTCCCGCACCAACATGAACGGGGTGCGCACCGTGGGCTACCGCCTAAGCCAAGGCACCCTCTACTGGGGCGCCTGCCGAGGTAGCTGCGAGCCCAGCCTCGTCCACCCGGTTATGGACGAGGTAGAGGTTTTCCGGGTCGCCTACCGAACAGACGCCTGGCAACGGGGAAGCCTCTCCGTAGAACAAACCCCGCAAGGGGCTAGTCCCAAGGTGGCCATGCTCGCCCTTTACCTCCTCGCCCGCTCCCCCATCCGCACCAAGGCCTCCCCCTTCACCCCGGGGAGCACCGTGGACTGGGGACAAACCCCAGACCTAGATCGGGAACTTCTCCTCCGGGACCACACCCCACCCCCGGACGGCCACCCCCGAGCCGAGCGCCTGGTGGTGGTACACACCCCCAACCTCTGGAGGTGAGGATGCGGAAAGGTATAGCCCTCATTAGCGTGCTCCTCGCCATGGTGGTGATCCTCCTCCTCTCCCTGGCCCTGAGCTTTTGGGCCCAGACCAACCTGGCCACGGGGCGCAACCTGGCCGGCCAGGCGGCAGCGAGGCAGCGGGCCGAAGCGGGAATCGACCACGCCCTGGCCTACCTCACCCTGGCCCGCCCCCAAGAAGCCCTCACCCTTCAAGGCCCGGGCTACACTGCTATCCTCACCCCCCAGGGGGGAGGCCTTTACCGAGTGGAAAGCAGGGGCACGGCTGGGTTAGCCCACCACGTAGCGGCGGCGTTGGTAGCGGTGGAGACCCAGCCCGCCCAGCGCACCGACCCCCTTTTCAGCCAGGGCTGGATCAGCGGCGGACGCATGGCCATCAATGGCGGGGTGAAGCTTAGGGGGACCCGGCTCCACGCGGACAAGGGTTACACAAACCTCACGGGGCAGATCCAGGTCTGCGACGCGGTCGGGAACAACTGCCGGGACCTAGATCAAGCCTCCCCCCCACCCGTCACCGGGGGGGAAGGGGTAGCGGACACCCAGTGCAACGCCTCCGGAGCCAACCGAAGCGTCTGCCAAGAGGGCGCACCCAGGTACCGCGCCTGCCCCGTGCACCAAACCCCTTCCAAGCCTGAGGTCACCTGCGCCGACTTACTCACGGGCGCCACGGTGCGTTGGGACCAGGCCCACCACATCTGGACACCTGACGTAGACGCCCTAAGCAGGGCTACCCTGGGGGTGAGGGCCTCGAGTCCCTACACCGACGCCGTGGGCGAGGGAAGGTGCCACGTGAGCCTCACTTCCTTGGAAGCGAAAGACCCGGACATCAAGACGCTCCAGGCCCTCTCGGGCAAGGAGCTTAGGATCTGCGTACAGGGCAACGCGACCCTCCCCAGCAACCTCTCCTTAAGCCGCGCCACCTTCTATGTGGGCGGGACTTTTCAGGTAAGAAGCGCCCAACTGGAAGAGGTTCAGGTAGCCGCAGCAGGGGGAATCAACTTGGGAGACGTGATGGCCAGGGACAGCAAGTTCTTTACCGCAGGTCCCATCGCCCTCAACCCGAACGCTACCTTTTGGGGAGACAGCACCCTGGCAAGCCGCCAAAGCCTCACCTTTCAGGGCAAAGCAGAGCTTCTCAACGAGCGCGCCCTGGCCATCATCAGCGAGCGGGACATCACCTTTAACGGCCTCGCCGAAATCCACGCTTTCCTGTGGGCGGGAGGTCACATCCTCTTCAACGGGACCGGAGGCCTCCTCGGCGGCGCGGTAAGCCTAGGGGATGTCATCCAAAGCGGCGGAGGGGAGTTCTACATTCAGCGCTCCCAGGCGCAGAATAGCGACTTGCCTCGAGAAGCGCCTAAATCCTTGTTTAGGCCGAGGGTCCTCTACCGCCGCTAGCCCCTTTCACACCCTCGAGCCGCCCTAAGGGCGTCCCCCAAAAGGGGGGGTTGACAAGGAAGAAGACCCCGCCGAAAATGGGGGCCGAAAGGAGGTGAGAGAAGGGTTAGCCGTAAGGGAAAAGGGTTAGAAGGCACGCAGGTTGAAAGGGCTTTTCGGCAACAGGCACTCATGGCCGCGCGATACATAAAGGCGCGGAAACCTTGAAGGAGAAGTGAAGTATGCGGAACGCAAAAGGCTTCACCCTGATTGAGCTCCTGAT from Thermus sp. LT1-2-5 includes the following:
- a CDS encoding prepilin-type N-terminal cleavage/methylation domain-containing protein, which codes for MIWPKHETLKGQVAESSRFTVEGLRHSARGAPKGFTLLEALLALSILGIVLLAYIGLQATSLKALQGGQATQALAREAENFLVYLRANPTAIPGRCREDIPLGPARAACTFVPCRAEADGSLACAGVNPKEAQAFQILLEVPRERPRLRLETVVYQP
- a CDS encoding thiolase family protein → MGEVFIVSAARTPIGKFGGALKDLSPVELGAHAMKAALERAGVEGKELDLYVFGNVLRAGHGQLLPRQAALKAGIPKEVDGYQVDMVCASGMMATLNAFQFLRTGEAHLVLAGGMESMSQAGFYLSHRARWGYKFLLGAPESLQDILLRDGLSDPFTGEAMGEQAERLAQDYGVSRAEIDEAAYLSHRRAAEATEKGLFAFEIAPIEVLGKKGTVVVDQDEGIRPETTLESLAALKPAFRKDGVLTAGNSSQISDGAAALLLASEEAVKAHGLKPLAKVLGGAWAAGEPWRFPEAPIPAARRLLDRLGMRVEDFGLFENNEAFALNNVLFSRLLKVPYERLNVLGGAVALGHPIGASGARILVTLLNALRVKGEARGLAAICHGTGGSVAFALELV
- a CDS encoding GspH/FimT family protein — translated: MRRSGFTFLETLAALALLGLIGAIFSLEGRAWFLAQKERAALAELQAFLQRARTEAVTRGAMVAVVQEAGELTACLDRNGDGRCANEPVLTRYRPEVHSASVELVSGFQPGLRYNALGRPYTGARLVLRLGERRTTLCLTLGGRIRVVSGTRCYPSSEEG
- a CDS encoding DUF503 domain-containing protein, whose product is MKAYLGLYTARLETPARSLKEKRALIKPALERLKARFPVSAARLYGLDAWGYEVVGFSLLGNDPAWVEQTLREAARFLAQNGAFRVALEEFRLEAFDLEGLL
- a CDS encoding prepilin-type N-terminal cleavage/methylation domain-containing protein; the protein is MRQGGLTLLELLLSLAILGLLLGAVLAFTQSTARLERHGRALAQLNGELSLTALVLSREASLAGYRLGEGTALELSPGVEGDRLILRFFCDTGMELYCSRTNMNGVRTVGYRLSQGTLYWGACRGSCEPSLVHPVMDEVEVFRVAYRTDAWQRGSLSVEQTPQGASPKVAMLALYLLARSPIRTKASPFTPGSTVDWGQTPDLDRELLLRDHTPPPDGHPRAERLVVVHTPNLWR